Proteins from a genomic interval of Arachis hypogaea cultivar Tifrunner chromosome 10, arahy.Tifrunner.gnm2.J5K5, whole genome shotgun sequence:
- the LOC112718364 gene encoding dihydroneopterin aldolase 2-like, with product MDADALITGDKLIPRGCTFYGFHGAIAEERVLGQKFLVNIDAWMDVRASGISDHLSDTVSYAEIYGSVITYFIAKEIIEGKAHILLESVAQKIAITTLTQFPHISAIRVNVGKPQVAVRGPVDYLGVQILRRRSDLLN from the exons ATGGATGCCGATGCGTTGATAACCGGAGACAAACTCATACCGAGGGGATGCACATTTTATGGTTTTCACGGCGCAATAGCCGAAGAAAGGGTGCTGGGTCAGAAATTCTTGGTAAACATAGATGCTTGGATGGATGTTAGAGCATCAGGCATATCTGATCACTTGTCAGATACAGTTAGTTACGCCGAAATCTATGGATCAGTTATTACCTATTT TATTGCTAAGGAAATTATTGAAGGGAAGGCTCACATTCTTCTGGAGTCAGTGGCCCAAAAGATTGCAATAACTACTCTGACACAATTCCCACATATTTCTGCCATCCGCGTGAATGTTGGAAAGCCTCAAGTTGCGGTTCGGGGTCCAGTTGATTACTTGGGTGTCCAGATTCTTCGAAGAAGAAGCGATTTACTCAACTAG